A genomic window from Flavobacterium johnsoniae includes:
- a CDS encoding acetate/propionate family kinase: protein MKILIINSGSSSIKYQLMVMPENEVICSGMIDRIGLETSNVTFKTATASREETLPIPNHKVGLQKVANMLLDPEKGVIKSTSEITAVGHRVVHGGSDFSDTVKIDDKVKAKIKQLFELAPLHNPANLEGINVAEEIFSSAEQIAVFDTAFHQTMPEVAYKYAIPNYLLTENKVRVYGFHGTSHKYVSEKAIGYLEKNSRIITIHLGNGCSMAAIKNGKCIDTSMGFSPSNGLIMGTRAGDIDQSVVFYMIKNLGYTPDEVNAVLLKQSGMLGLTGYSDLRDIEAEAEKGNKDCQLALYMNAYRIRKTIGAYAAALNGLDAIVFTAGIGENSSYMRNLICTDMDYFGIEIDKEKNQIRSKELREINSINAIVKVLVVPTDEEYEIANQVYQLLEN from the coding sequence ATGAAAATACTTATTATAAACTCAGGAAGTTCTTCAATTAAATATCAATTAATGGTTATGCCTGAAAACGAAGTGATTTGTTCTGGAATGATTGACAGAATTGGTTTAGAAACATCAAATGTTACTTTTAAAACTGCCACAGCTTCGCGCGAAGAAACACTTCCAATCCCGAATCATAAAGTTGGATTACAAAAAGTAGCCAACATGCTTTTAGATCCTGAAAAAGGAGTAATTAAATCCACTTCAGAAATTACAGCTGTTGGACATCGTGTAGTACATGGCGGAAGCGATTTTAGTGATACAGTAAAAATTGACGATAAAGTTAAAGCAAAAATTAAACAGCTTTTTGAATTAGCGCCCCTTCATAATCCTGCAAATTTAGAAGGAATTAACGTGGCAGAAGAAATTTTTAGTTCAGCGGAACAAATTGCAGTTTTTGATACCGCTTTTCATCAAACCATGCCAGAAGTCGCTTATAAATATGCGATTCCAAATTATCTTTTGACAGAAAATAAAGTCCGTGTTTACGGTTTTCATGGAACAAGCCATAAATATGTTTCTGAAAAAGCAATTGGTTATTTGGAAAAGAATTCCAGAATAATTACCATTCATTTAGGAAATGGCTGTAGTATGGCGGCTATCAAAAACGGAAAATGTATTGATACTTCAATGGGATTTTCGCCTTCAAATGGTTTAATTATGGGAACGCGTGCTGGAGATATTGACCAATCTGTTGTTTTTTATATGATTAAAAATTTAGGCTATACGCCAGATGAAGTAAATGCTGTTTTGCTGAAACAAAGTGGTATGTTAGGATTAACGGGTTACAGCGATTTGCGTGATATTGAAGCAGAAGCAGAAAAAGGAAACAAAGATTGTCAGCTTGCATTGTATATGAATGCTTATAGAATTAGAAAAACTATAGGAGCTTATGCCGCAGCTCTTAACGGTCTGGATGCTATTGTTTTTACAGCTGGAATTGGTGAAAATTCATCTTACATGCGTAATTTAATCTGTACAGATATGGATTATTTCGGAATCGAAATTGACAAAGAGAAAAATCAAATTCGATCTAAAGAATTAAGAGAAATTAATTCAATAAATGCAATTGTAAAAGTTTTAGTAGTCCCAACAGACGAAGAATATGAAATTGCAAATCAGGTTTATCAATTGCTTGAAAATTAA
- a CDS encoding helix-turn-helix and ligand-binding sensor domain-containing protein, whose protein sequence is MKSILLKSVFFFFIALQLQAQELLPFVENYSKSDYQGDNQIWNVVQGKDDAMYFANNHYLLRYDGVKWEKYTLPNKTIIRSILIEGDKIYSGSYKEFGYWYRKDGTMHYVSITKNLRLFDEKDNEEIWKIFRFNGSLYFQSFNDVFIYNGKSIEKIKFPFLISYCFAVDQNLYVASVQDGIFKMKDKYIANPKGWDVLKKTVVHAIEKYQNKTYIFTQKKGVFVVDQNGLKSWDNPINEMLKSATINVAKFIKGEKLIIGTGNRGIIILDLKTNSYKNIERDNVLMNNSVLSLGFDKENDLWVGLDNGIAHVEVNSPISFFYDNSGILGSVYAVATINKGYLIASNHGIFEYSAGKFNMMSNTQGQGWNISLIDGKYIIGHNDGTFSYENNTLTKINGVSGGWNMSKSSINNTYFQSTYSGILVYDNPSNLSQYKVIKDLAKPIKYVAQNKKNEIWAADNYRGLYRVLLDDNYNTLKVENVTQQSKIKNDFGIKIFEFRKEILFLINNVWYTYNSISNKLEENDLFNASFKNVTDIVSIDEDHFMVLQNGILYHIYAEGNKFIWNIIQEKYYKGKLINENLRIFKTANDYLFNLDDGFISLKLQYENKQNSKVELEAFSNDVLIPNESKIKFNTELKINVISGIYGASKPNLFYKLDKSREFVPISDGLIILNNLSSGYHSVEIFKHDGATYDKVLSYKFRVAEPWYFSFWMILLYLLIIGAVLFFYYKWNKLRYMQKLKLQAEELKHQREILEMELKKENELNIQEYEKHILELELQTKSSEVAGKSLSIAKQTEMIDKIQTILETEKDFSKLKNEIKKAIKINEVNKHEWEIFETNLNQIHNEFIINLSKKYPHLTPKDIKLCVYLKMNLSSKEIAPMMNISFRGVELHRYRLRKKLNLTQDENLSKFLLTL, encoded by the coding sequence TTGAAATCGATACTTTTAAAATCAGTTTTCTTCTTTTTCATTGCTTTACAGCTTCAAGCACAAGAATTACTTCCATTTGTCGAAAATTACAGCAAATCAGATTATCAGGGTGATAATCAAATCTGGAATGTCGTGCAAGGAAAAGACGATGCCATGTACTTTGCAAACAACCATTATCTACTTCGCTACGATGGTGTAAAATGGGAAAAATATACACTTCCAAACAAAACTATAATTCGTTCAATTTTAATTGAAGGCGATAAAATCTATTCTGGTTCTTATAAAGAATTTGGTTATTGGTACAGAAAAGACGGAACAATGCATTATGTTTCGATAACCAAAAATCTGAGATTGTTTGATGAAAAAGACAATGAAGAAATCTGGAAAATTTTCAGGTTCAATGGTTCGCTATATTTTCAATCTTTCAATGATGTTTTTATTTATAACGGAAAATCAATTGAGAAAATTAAATTTCCATTCCTTATTTCATACTGTTTTGCTGTAGATCAAAACTTATATGTTGCTTCTGTTCAGGATGGAATTTTTAAAATGAAAGACAAATACATCGCTAATCCAAAAGGTTGGGATGTTTTAAAGAAAACTGTTGTTCATGCCATCGAAAAATACCAGAACAAAACCTACATCTTTACACAAAAAAAAGGAGTTTTTGTTGTGGACCAAAACGGTTTAAAAAGTTGGGACAATCCGATAAACGAAATGCTGAAATCTGCAACAATAAATGTTGCAAAATTTATTAAAGGAGAAAAACTGATTATCGGAACTGGAAATCGTGGTATTATCATTTTAGATTTAAAAACCAATTCGTATAAAAACATTGAACGTGACAATGTTTTAATGAATAACTCGGTTTTGAGTTTAGGATTTGATAAAGAGAATGATCTTTGGGTTGGTCTAGATAACGGTATTGCTCATGTTGAGGTCAATTCTCCAATTTCCTTTTTTTATGACAATTCGGGTATTTTAGGATCTGTTTATGCCGTTGCAACAATCAATAAAGGGTATTTGATTGCTTCAAATCACGGTATTTTTGAATATAGTGCAGGAAAATTCAACATGATGTCTAATACACAAGGGCAGGGCTGGAATATTTCGCTTATTGATGGTAAATATATTATAGGTCATAACGACGGTACATTTTCATATGAAAATAATACTTTAACCAAAATTAACGGAGTTAGTGGAGGTTGGAATATGTCAAAAAGCAGTATAAACAATACTTATTTTCAATCTACTTACAGCGGTATTTTAGTTTATGATAATCCTTCAAATTTATCTCAATATAAAGTGATTAAGGATCTTGCAAAACCTATTAAATATGTTGCCCAAAATAAAAAGAATGAAATTTGGGCTGCCGATAATTATCGCGGATTGTACCGTGTTTTATTAGATGACAATTACAATACTTTAAAAGTAGAAAATGTTACACAGCAAAGTAAAATAAAAAACGATTTTGGAATAAAGATTTTTGAGTTTAGAAAAGAAATTCTCTTTTTGATTAATAATGTCTGGTATACTTACAATTCGATTTCTAATAAATTAGAGGAAAATGATTTATTTAATGCGAGCTTTAAAAATGTAACAGATATTGTTTCTATAGACGAAGATCATTTTATGGTTTTGCAAAATGGAATTTTATATCACATTTATGCTGAAGGAAATAAGTTTATTTGGAATATCATTCAGGAAAAATATTATAAGGGAAAATTGATCAATGAAAATTTGAGAATTTTTAAAACCGCAAATGACTATTTGTTTAATCTCGATGACGGATTTATTTCTTTAAAACTTCAATATGAGAATAAGCAAAATTCGAAAGTAGAATTAGAAGCTTTTAGTAATGATGTTTTAATTCCGAATGAATCAAAAATAAAATTCAATACCGAATTAAAGATTAATGTTATTTCTGGAATTTATGGAGCAAGTAAGCCAAACTTGTTTTACAAGTTGGATAAGAGTAGAGAATTTGTGCCAATTTCTGATGGATTAATAATTCTGAATAATTTAAGTAGCGGTTATCATTCGGTTGAGATATTCAAACACGATGGCGCAACTTACGATAAAGTTTTGTCTTATAAGTTTAGAGTGGCAGAACCTTGGTATTTTTCTTTTTGGATGATTCTTCTTTATTTATTGATTATTGGTGCAGTTTTATTCTTTTATTATAAATGGAATAAACTTCGTTATATGCAAAAATTAAAATTGCAGGCAGAAGAATTAAAACATCAGAGAGAAATTCTAGAAATGGAATTGAAGAAAGAGAATGAACTTAATATTCAGGAATACGAAAAACATATCTTAGAATTAGAACTGCAAACAAAATCTTCTGAAGTTGCTGGTAAATCGCTGTCAATTGCCAAACAGACAGAAATGATTGATAAAATTCAAACAATTTTAGAAACGGAGAAAGATTTTAGTAAACTTAAAAACGAAATCAAAAAAGCTATCAAGATTAATGAAGTGAATAAACACGAGTGGGAAATATTTGAAACCAATTTAAATCAAATTCACAACGAGTTTATTATTAATCTTTCTAAAAAATATCCACACTTGACTCCAAAAGATATTAAACTGTGTGTTTATCTTAAAATGAACCTTTCTTCTAAGGAAATTGCACCTATGATGAACATCTCTTTTAGAGGTGTAGAATTGCATAGATATCGTTTAAGAAAGAAATTAAACCTCACACAAGACGAAAACCTGTCGAAATTTTTATTAACTCTGTAA
- a CDS encoding SusC/RagA family TonB-linked outer membrane protein — protein MKNFIFSFLALLLLPTYMMGQAQAIKGKVLDSSGMGVPGAIISASESRTSADADFDGNFTINAKVGETLKISMLGFDSVSVPATAGAMTITLKESGDTALKEVVVIGYGTRKKVDNTTAISSIKAEDITKTKVINASQAIQGKAAGVQVTASDLPGSTPSVVIRGLGTALGGRSPLYIVDGMATENINNINANDITSYDILKDASALAIYGTRAANGVIIITTKKGKGDKVSVEVESFGGVRTPLKRVKMAGSNKYAHYTNSALQSTTYSQDQPVNTDWFDEITRTGSYTQNNVSVSGATESVKYFFSLGNYSEQAVLNGLDFGRTTFRNNNEYKISKKLTLTQNFSLTSTKSTPKPLSAFTNAYKQSPVVPVFFPDGKYGVARVGDNGFANETGSAINNVGNPVAQLDFFDEEQRSITLQGGLKLDYEILPSLKFTSQFNGEYYTWKNYNFSDTKNIWVAANPDRQASEYETLFPNANINSLTKGREQYYNWSLSNYLTYNKVFAEIHDVEVTAGIETYVKGAREKLTIVRKNVNSDSNYWALKDNEYATNIVSYKDEVFNETKLASYLGRFQYKLLDRYLFTGTVRRDGSSNFAKDYRWGTFPALGAGWVISKEKFLADSKGINLLKLRGSWGKLGNQNVPLNSQGYTSGLNAYLGGSILLDGTTITSQIDPSLSWEITEESSVGLDFEFLNSRLKGSFDVYDKNTNNVILNTKPYFTSGITAASPAHVGEVSNKGYEISLRWDDKIGENFSYYIGGNFSNNKNELTGLKNVVLSPVIGGGLGNGQDTKLLDNTTVGQPLGSFYIYEYAGFDPANGQMLYYNAAGDKVTQDALSATADKKYVGSSLPKSNYGVSLGFVYKNFDFSVDGYGTSGAKVYNGKKAQRFSGENIENSLATDFWTLNNTTASNPAPFNQVPVASTYYLESGDFFRINNITLGYKLPLQSDSFISACRIYVNAINPFITQKFSGFSPELNGDGNPYGTQGVELDAYPTLRSFVIGANLKF, from the coding sequence ATGAAAAATTTTATTTTTAGCTTTTTAGCACTCTTGTTGCTGCCTACATATATGATGGGGCAGGCACAAGCAATTAAAGGGAAAGTATTAGACAGTAGTGGAATGGGGGTTCCGGGTGCTATTATTAGCGCTTCAGAATCTCGAACTTCTGCTGATGCCGACTTCGATGGTAATTTTACCATTAATGCTAAAGTTGGAGAGACCTTAAAAATCTCCATGCTTGGTTTTGACTCTGTTTCTGTACCAGCAACGGCAGGAGCAATGACAATTACTTTAAAAGAATCGGGTGATACCGCTTTAAAAGAGGTAGTAGTTATTGGTTACGGTACTAGAAAAAAGGTAGATAATACTACTGCAATTTCTTCTATTAAAGCAGAAGATATCACAAAAACTAAAGTTATTAATGCTTCTCAAGCTATTCAAGGTAAAGCTGCTGGGGTGCAAGTAACTGCTTCAGATTTACCAGGAAGCACACCTTCTGTTGTAATTAGAGGTTTGGGTACTGCTTTAGGAGGTAGATCACCATTATATATTGTTGATGGTATGGCAACAGAAAACATCAATAATATTAATGCAAACGATATTACTTCTTACGACATCTTAAAAGATGCCTCTGCATTAGCTATTTATGGTACAAGAGCAGCAAACGGGGTTATCATTATTACCACTAAAAAAGGTAAAGGTGATAAAGTTTCTGTTGAGGTTGAAAGCTTTGGTGGTGTAAGAACACCTCTTAAAAGAGTAAAAATGGCTGGAAGTAATAAATATGCTCATTACACTAATTCAGCTTTACAATCTACAACTTACTCTCAGGATCAGCCTGTTAATACAGATTGGTTTGACGAAATTACAAGAACAGGAAGTTATACTCAAAATAACGTATCTGTTTCTGGAGCAACGGAAAGTGTAAAATACTTTTTCAGTTTAGGTAATTATTCTGAACAAGCTGTTTTAAACGGTTTAGATTTCGGACGTACTACTTTTAGAAATAACAATGAATACAAAATTTCTAAAAAACTGACATTAACTCAAAACTTCAGCTTAACGTCTACAAAATCAACTCCAAAACCTTTGTCAGCTTTTACAAATGCTTACAAACAATCTCCTGTAGTTCCAGTATTTTTTCCTGACGGAAAATACGGAGTTGCGCGTGTTGGAGACAATGGTTTTGCAAATGAAACAGGATCTGCAATTAATAACGTTGGAAATCCAGTCGCTCAACTTGATTTCTTTGACGAAGAACAACGCAGTATTACTTTACAAGGAGGTTTAAAATTAGATTATGAAATTTTACCTTCTTTAAAATTTACTTCACAATTTAATGGTGAGTACTATACTTGGAAAAATTATAATTTCAGTGATACTAAAAATATTTGGGTGGCTGCAAATCCAGATAGACAAGCAAGTGAATATGAAACATTATTTCCAAATGCTAATATAAATTCATTGACAAAAGGAAGAGAGCAATATTATAACTGGAGTTTGTCAAATTATTTGACTTACAACAAAGTATTCGCCGAAATCCATGATGTAGAAGTTACTGCAGGTATTGAAACATACGTTAAGGGAGCAAGAGAAAAATTGACAATAGTAAGAAAGAATGTGAATTCAGATTCTAATTACTGGGCTCTTAAGGATAATGAATATGCTACAAACATTGTAAGTTATAAAGATGAGGTTTTTAACGAAACTAAATTGGCTTCTTACTTAGGTCGTTTCCAATATAAATTATTAGACAGATATTTATTTACTGGAACTGTAAGACGTGACGGATCTTCAAACTTTGCAAAAGACTACCGTTGGGGAACTTTCCCTGCGCTTGGTGCTGGATGGGTAATTTCTAAAGAAAAATTCTTAGCAGATTCTAAAGGAATCAATTTATTGAAATTAAGAGGAAGCTGGGGTAAATTAGGAAATCAAAATGTACCACTTAATAGTCAAGGATATACTTCAGGACTTAATGCATATTTAGGAGGTTCTATCTTGCTTGATGGAACTACAATTACATCACAAATTGATCCAAGTTTATCTTGGGAGATTACAGAAGAATCTTCTGTAGGTTTAGATTTCGAATTCTTAAACAGCAGATTAAAAGGATCTTTTGATGTGTATGATAAAAATACAAACAATGTAATTTTAAATACTAAACCTTATTTCACATCTGGAATTACGGCTGCATCTCCTGCTCATGTTGGAGAAGTATCTAATAAAGGTTATGAGATTTCATTACGTTGGGATGATAAAATTGGAGAAAACTTTAGCTACTATATCGGTGGTAACTTTTCTAACAACAAAAACGAACTTACAGGTTTGAAAAATGTAGTATTGTCTCCAGTTATTGGTGGTGGATTAGGAAATGGTCAAGACACAAAATTATTGGATAATACTACTGTAGGTCAGCCATTAGGAAGTTTCTACATCTATGAATATGCTGGTTTTGATCCTGCAAACGGACAAATGTTATACTATAATGCGGCGGGAGATAAAGTAACTCAAGATGCATTAAGCGCTACAGCAGATAAAAAATATGTTGGTTCAAGTTTACCAAAATCTAACTATGGAGTTTCTTTAGGATTTGTTTACAAAAACTTTGATTTCTCTGTTGATGGATACGGTACTTCTGGAGCAAAAGTATACAACGGTAAAAAAGCACAACGTTTCTCTGGTGAAAACATTGAAAACTCATTGGCTACAGATTTCTGGACGTTAAACAATACAACAGCTTCAAATCCAGCACCATTTAATCAAGTGCCAGTTGCTTCTACATACTATTTAGAGTCTGGTGATTTCTTTAGAATTAACAACATTACATTAGGATACAAATTGCCATTACAATCGGACAGTTTTATTTCTGCATGTAGAATTTATGTAAATGCAATTAACCCATTTATTACACAAAAATTCTCAGGATTTTCTCCAGAGTTAAACGGAGACGGTAATCCTTATGGAACTCAAGGAGTAGAGCTGGATGCTTATCCAACTTTAAGATCATTTGTAATTGGTGCTAATTTAAAATTTTAA
- a CDS encoding RagB/SusD family nutrient uptake outer membrane protein, which yields MKKIYIATFVLSSLFFTGCADDYLDVDQTESISTDDTELFNNEAGAAQFVTAIYNKFLNWDMTSFGWIGLSSITSDDADKGSSPGDTGTDKDVLDALTYNASNPSAESTFIANYDGINKCNQALNMLPKLDKVDASLRNRLAGEAKFLRAFMYFTLVKCYGGVPIVDHLPVPGSEADRVMQLTRKTAAEVYAFIETDLNDAIAALPEKGAYSANEKSRVTKGAAYALLAKVSLYQKKWQQVVDNANKVTGYSLVADYASMFRATGKFDSESIFEIYAQGAIPAKGIEGYSNTQGARGTGGWGWGFNTPSQSLVNAYEAGDVRKAATIIFRGSTLYDGRVVPNTVENERYNYKAYSSAYTDAWETDVDIKYLRFAEVLLMKAEALNELGQTGEAIPLLNQIRNRAGLGNTPAASQADVRIAIWKERRVEMAFEHDRFFDLVRTGQAKAAFAVDGKTFTEGKNELFPIPATFIKQADGLSAQNPGY from the coding sequence ATGAAAAAGATATATATAGCAACGTTTGTATTATCATCATTGTTCTTTACAGGATGTGCAGACGACTATCTAGATGTAGATCAAACAGAATCTATTTCGACAGACGATACAGAACTGTTTAATAATGAAGCAGGGGCGGCCCAGTTTGTAACAGCAATCTACAACAAGTTTTTAAATTGGGACATGACCTCTTTCGGATGGATTGGACTTTCAAGTATCACTTCTGATGATGCTGATAAAGGTTCTTCTCCTGGAGATACTGGAACAGATAAAGATGTATTGGATGCATTAACTTATAATGCCTCTAATCCTTCTGCAGAGAGTACTTTTATTGCCAATTACGATGGAATCAACAAATGTAATCAGGCTTTAAATATGCTTCCAAAATTAGATAAAGTAGATGCATCTTTAAGAAACAGATTAGCTGGAGAAGCTAAGTTTTTAAGAGCATTTATGTATTTCACTTTGGTAAAATGTTACGGAGGTGTTCCAATTGTAGATCATTTGCCAGTTCCTGGTTCAGAAGCTGACAGAGTTATGCAGTTAACACGTAAAACTGCAGCTGAAGTTTATGCTTTTATCGAAACCGATTTAAATGATGCAATTGCAGCATTACCTGAAAAAGGAGCTTATTCTGCTAATGAAAAATCAAGAGTTACAAAAGGTGCTGCTTATGCATTATTAGCAAAAGTAAGTTTGTACCAGAAAAAATGGCAGCAAGTTGTTGATAACGCTAACAAAGTAACAGGTTATTCTCTTGTTGCTGATTACGCTTCAATGTTTAGAGCAACTGGAAAATTTGATTCTGAATCTATTTTCGAAATCTACGCGCAAGGTGCTATACCTGCAAAAGGAATCGAAGGATATTCTAATACTCAAGGTGCTCGTGGTACTGGAGGATGGGGCTGGGGCTTCAACACGCCATCTCAAAGTTTAGTAAATGCTTATGAAGCTGGAGATGTTAGAAAGGCAGCAACAATCATTTTTAGAGGTTCAACTTTATACGATGGAAGAGTTGTACCTAATACAGTTGAAAACGAAAGATACAACTATAAAGCGTATTCTTCAGCATACACAGATGCATGGGAAACAGATGTTGATATTAAGTATTTGAGATTTGCTGAAGTTTTACTAATGAAAGCTGAAGCATTAAACGAATTAGGTCAAACTGGAGAAGCTATTCCATTGTTGAATCAGATTAGAAACAGAGCAGGTTTAGGAAATACTCCAGCAGCTTCACAAGCAGATGTTAGAATTGCAATCTGGAAAGAAAGAAGAGTAGAAATGGCTTTTGAGCACGATAGATTTTTTGATTTAGTGCGTACAGGTCAAGCGAAAGCAGCTTTTGCAGTAGATGGAAAAACATTTACTGAAGGCAAAAATGAATTATTCCCTATTCCGGCAACATTCATTAAACAAGCAGACGGTTTATCAGCTCAAAACCCTGGTTACTAA